In Nocardia yunnanensis, one DNA window encodes the following:
- the rbfA gene encoding 30S ribosome-binding factor RbfA — protein sequence MADQARARRLAKRISSIVATAIEYEIKDPRLRFVTVTDAKVTGDLREATIFYTVMGETIDAEPDYAEAAAGLKKAAGILRSKVGAGTGVKFTPTLAFKLDTVPEAAREMEELLAKARAVDARVAQVSVGASYAGEADPYKSDEDEDDEA from the coding sequence ATGGCTGACCAGGCCCGAGCACGCCGACTCGCAAAGCGCATCTCCTCGATCGTGGCCACCGCGATCGAATACGAGATCAAGGATCCGCGACTGCGGTTCGTCACCGTCACCGATGCCAAGGTGACCGGTGACCTGCGTGAGGCGACAATTTTCTACACCGTCATGGGCGAGACCATCGACGCCGAGCCCGATTACGCCGAGGCCGCCGCCGGTCTGAAGAAGGCCGCGGGCATTCTGCGTTCGAAGGTGGGCGCGGGCACCGGGGTGAAGTTCACCCCGACGCTGGCGTTCAAGCTCGACACCGTGCCCGAGGCGGCGCGCGAGATGGAGGAGCTGCTGGCCAAGGCGCGCGCCGTCGACGCGCGGGTGGCCCAGGTGTCGGTCGGCGCGTCCTACGCCGGCGAGGCCGACCCCTACAAGTCGGACGAGGACGAAGACGACGAAGCCTGA
- a CDS encoding mucoidy inhibitor MuiA family protein, with protein sequence MVDLETTIAAVTVYPDRARVTRSGTTTLAAGEHHLRVSPLPLELLRDSIRVAGRGEVTVLGVDIVTERQPEAGDEEIAALTARRDEVDTALAELADADKAADARVEFLQRLVHKSAGALAKASDERVQAFGDSLEAQYATVHAGRRDRARLRQDKIREKNALERRLADLGRKNRPDIRSAIITVDAAQPAAVELELSYVVPGAKWSSSYDLRIDDKGLNLRWFGLVSQQTGEDWPECRLELSTARPAVALDVPELDPWYLSTTPPEPKRSVRRRASMDHGGENPFAVAASAPAGAPPLPPAAPVREAVSTVEHGATAATYTPRRPVAIASDGSEHRTLLTAVDLEADLDHVTAPLRSPEAILRATARNTSEHTLPRGRASLFNHSEYVGATLLDIWAPGEERELALGVDDRIRVERELQRRNASKSTLGSTHRTEWEYTITVANHGARPTTVTVLDRLPVARDTAVTVKETVLKPPPAERDELGILTWKQDLAPQAATTITLGYRVEAPKGVTIFGLPD encoded by the coding sequence ATGGTCGATCTCGAGACAACGATTGCGGCGGTCACGGTCTATCCGGATCGCGCGCGGGTGACCCGGTCCGGCACAACGACACTCGCGGCGGGTGAGCATCACCTCCGCGTGTCACCGCTCCCGCTGGAGCTCCTGCGGGATTCGATCCGCGTGGCGGGACGCGGTGAGGTGACCGTGCTAGGGGTCGATATCGTCACCGAACGCCAGCCCGAGGCCGGCGACGAGGAGATCGCCGCACTCACCGCACGCCGCGACGAAGTCGACACCGCGCTGGCCGAACTCGCGGACGCGGACAAGGCGGCGGACGCCCGGGTCGAATTCCTGCAACGCCTGGTCCACAAGTCCGCTGGTGCCCTGGCCAAGGCGTCCGACGAGCGGGTCCAGGCTTTCGGCGACAGCCTCGAGGCGCAGTACGCCACCGTCCACGCGGGCCGCCGCGACCGAGCCCGCCTGCGGCAGGACAAGATTCGCGAGAAGAACGCGCTGGAACGCCGGCTGGCGGATCTGGGCCGCAAGAATCGCCCCGACATCCGGTCCGCGATCATCACCGTCGACGCCGCGCAACCGGCGGCCGTCGAACTGGAACTGTCGTACGTGGTGCCGGGCGCGAAATGGTCGAGCAGCTACGACCTGCGCATCGACGACAAAGGCTTGAACCTGCGCTGGTTCGGGCTGGTCAGCCAGCAGACCGGCGAGGACTGGCCGGAATGCCGACTGGAGTTGTCGACCGCCCGCCCGGCCGTCGCCCTGGACGTGCCGGAACTCGATCCCTGGTATCTGAGCACCACCCCGCCCGAGCCGAAACGCTCTGTCCGGAGACGCGCGTCCATGGACCACGGCGGCGAGAATCCTTTCGCCGTGGCGGCGTCGGCCCCCGCGGGCGCGCCGCCGCTGCCGCCGGCGGCTCCGGTTCGCGAAGCGGTCAGCACCGTCGAACACGGCGCCACCGCCGCGACCTACACCCCGCGCCGCCCGGTCGCCATCGCCTCCGACGGCTCCGAGCATCGCACCCTCCTCACCGCCGTCGACCTCGAGGCCGACCTCGACCACGTGACCGCACCCCTGCGCTCCCCCGAGGCGATCCTGCGCGCCACCGCCCGCAACACCTCCGAGCACACCCTGCCCCGCGGCCGCGCCTCCCTGTTCAACCACAGCGAATACGTCGGCGCCACCCTCCTCGACATCTGGGCCCCCGGCGAGGAGCGCGAACTGGCCCTCGGCGTGGACGACCGCATCCGCGTCGAACGAGAACTCCAGCGCCGCAACGCCTCCAAATCCACCCTCGGCTCGACCCACCGCACCGAATGGGAGTACACGATCACCGTCGCCAACCACGGCGCGCGCCCCACCACGGTCACCGTCCTGGATCGCCTGCCGGTCGCGCGCGACACCGCGGTCACCGTCAAGGAGACGGTCCTGAAACCCCCGCCCGCCGAACGCGACGAACTCGGCATCCTCACGTGGAAGCAGGATCTCGCCCCGCAGGCCGCCACCACCATCACCCTCGGCTACCGCGTCGAGGCCCCGAAAGGCGTGACAATTTTCGGCCTGCCGGACTGA
- a CDS encoding Hsp70 family protein: MGVYGIDLGTTNSAIAAIDADGRPEVLIGLNGEPTVPSVVLFASARDHVVGEGARRQARLDPDHVCTLVKRRMGDAEWRFGAHGQLWSAPAVSSLILKSLAADAEFGGGEPVRRVVITVPAYFGDEERRATIQAGTYAGFEVAGVLSEPIAAALSYGFGRLDGGLEIGQGPARETVLVYDLGGGTFDATVIELADRRISVLAVEGDHQLGGADWDERLALHLSQRFCAANPDAEDPLDDSIGSQLLVLAAEQAKHELTTADSTEVVIAHDGARAVIPLTRDELEAMTASLLRRTLDLTRAVLNAAAQRGVRQVDRLLLVGGSSRMPMVSEGLLKEFGLIGELRDPDLSVARGAALYGEKLEMERLVAADLVTRGRLRDGAELFEADPQDLAAAVARVADSFGQPVSLVRRMLEIQVDTVVSRGFGVLALDPFDGLSASWLVHRNQTLPIKVRRSYGTVRADQDQIELTIVEQQGQAASTRPEDSKVLVEGRIRDIPPGYPEGSEVRVTFEMGFDGVLHVTAYHVDADLPLTLSVQTGATLSQADVERELEQLQRTRRRSS; encoded by the coding sequence GTGGGGGTCTATGGAATCGATCTTGGCACAACGAATTCGGCAATTGCGGCAATCGACGCGGACGGCCGGCCGGAGGTGCTGATCGGGTTGAACGGGGAACCCACGGTGCCCTCGGTGGTGTTGTTCGCCTCGGCCCGCGACCATGTGGTGGGGGAGGGGGCGCGACGGCAGGCCCGCCTGGATCCCGATCACGTGTGCACCCTGGTGAAGCGCCGCATGGGGGACGCGGAGTGGCGGTTCGGGGCGCACGGGCAGCTGTGGTCGGCGCCCGCGGTGTCCTCGCTCATTCTCAAAAGCCTTGCCGCCGATGCCGAATTCGGCGGCGGCGAACCCGTGCGGCGGGTGGTGATCACGGTGCCCGCCTACTTCGGCGACGAGGAGCGGCGCGCCACCATCCAGGCCGGGACCTACGCCGGATTCGAGGTGGCGGGGGTGCTGTCGGAGCCCATCGCCGCCGCGCTGTCCTACGGTTTCGGACGCTTGGACGGCGGTCTCGAGATCGGTCAGGGCCCGGCGCGCGAGACCGTGCTGGTCTACGACCTCGGCGGCGGCACCTTCGACGCGACCGTCATCGAACTGGCCGACCGGCGCATCTCGGTGCTCGCCGTGGAGGGCGACCATCAGCTCGGCGGCGCGGACTGGGACGAGCGGCTGGCGCTGCACCTGTCCCAGCGCTTCTGTGCGGCCAATCCGGATGCCGAAGACCCGCTGGATGATTCGATCGGCTCGCAGCTGCTGGTGCTGGCCGCCGAACAGGCCAAACACGAACTCACCACCGCCGATTCCACCGAGGTGGTGATCGCCCACGACGGCGCGCGGGCGGTGATCCCCCTGACCCGCGACGAGCTCGAGGCGATGACCGCCTCGCTGCTGCGCCGCACCCTCGATCTCACCCGCGCGGTGTTGAACGCGGCCGCGCAGCGCGGGGTGCGGCAGGTGGATCGGCTGCTGCTGGTCGGCGGTTCGTCCCGGATGCCGATGGTGTCGGAGGGACTGCTGAAGGAATTCGGGTTGATCGGGGAGCTGCGCGACCCGGACCTGTCGGTGGCGCGCGGGGCCGCGCTCTACGGGGAGAAGCTGGAGATGGAGCGGCTGGTGGCCGCCGATCTGGTCACCCGCGGCCGATTGCGTGACGGCGCGGAGCTTTTCGAGGCGGACCCGCAGGATCTGGCGGCGGCCGTGGCCCGGGTGGCCGACTCGTTCGGGCAGCCGGTGAGCCTGGTGCGGCGCATGCTCGAGATCCAGGTCGACACCGTGGTGTCGCGCGGGTTCGGGGTGCTGGCGCTGGATCCGTTCGACGGGCTGTCGGCCAGCTGGCTGGTGCACCGCAATCAGACGCTGCCGATCAAGGTGCGCCGCTCCTACGGGACGGTGCGCGCCGATCAGGATCAGATCGAGCTGACCATCGTCGAGCAGCAGGGGCAGGCCGCCTCCACCCGGCCCGAGGATTCGAAGGTGTTGGTGGAGGGGAGGATTCGCGATATTCCCCCCGGCTATCCGGAGGGCAGCGAGGTCCGGGTGACCTTCGAGATGGGCTTCGACGGGGTGCTGCACGTGACCGCCTACCACGTCGACGCCGATCTGCCGCTGACCCTGTCGGTGCAGACCGGGGCGACCCTCTCGCAGGCGGACGTGGAGCGCGAACTCGAGCAGCTGCAGCGCACCCGCCGCCGCAGTTCCTGA
- a CDS encoding nucleotide exchange factor GrpE has protein sequence MTDPAPAAAPSLDRIAERIDDLARVIARQAATIERLADEAKVKIRDERAEADAPLIRDLFALHGLAQTFAATSNSEADRPGFEAISRRVERMLTERGGQLVTPFRGAAFDPEVMEAAELVDTTDKDADRTVESVIQPGLTVGDRSIRPAKVVVRRYRRA, from the coding sequence ATGACCGATCCAGCCCCGGCGGCCGCGCCCAGCCTCGACCGCATCGCCGAACGCATCGACGACCTCGCCCGGGTCATCGCGCGCCAGGCCGCCACCATCGAGCGACTAGCCGACGAGGCGAAGGTGAAGATTCGCGACGAGCGCGCCGAGGCGGACGCACCGTTGATCCGGGACCTGTTCGCACTGCACGGGCTGGCGCAGACCTTCGCCGCCACCTCCAATTCCGAAGCCGACCGCCCGGGTTTCGAGGCGATCAGCCGTCGCGTGGAACGCATGCTGACCGAACGCGGCGGCCAACTGGTCACGCCGTTTCGGGGCGCGGCCTTCGATCCGGAGGTCATGGAGGCCGCCGAACTGGTCGACACCACCGACAAGGACGCCGATCGGACCGTCGAGTCGGTCATTCAGCCCGGGCTGACCGTGGGCGATCGATCCATCCGACCGGCGAAGGTCGTCGTGCGGCGCTACCGCCGGGCCTGA
- a CDS encoding DHH family phosphoesterase: MTPVDVTPAVELLDRAKSVTILCHVQPDADTLGSGLALAQVLRRRGVPVVVAFAEPAELPVSMRSLPATDLLVPAARVPAEVDVLVSVDCGSAGRLGALRDRLAGAATTLVIDHHRSNTRFGDVNVIDENAESTAGVIARVLDAWGEPIDRDIAHCLFAGLVTDTGSFKWARSGSHTLAERLLATGIDGAAITRTLMDTHPFAWLPMLSRVLSSAQLIRDAANGAGLVYAVVRREDTEAVRSEEVESVIDLIRTTAEAQVAAVFKESRAENGHWTVSLRSHAAPDGTPGVDVARVATALGGGGHRYAAGYSTIGDLPALLEALQARLSD; encoded by the coding sequence GTGACCCCCGTCGATGTCACCCCCGCCGTCGAGCTCCTGGACCGCGCGAAATCGGTGACGATTCTCTGCCACGTCCAGCCCGACGCCGACACCCTCGGCAGCGGGCTGGCTTTGGCGCAGGTGCTGCGCCGGCGCGGGGTCCCGGTCGTGGTCGCCTTCGCCGAACCGGCCGAGCTGCCGGTCTCCATGCGCTCGCTGCCCGCCACCGACCTGCTGGTGCCGGCCGCGCGGGTGCCGGCCGAGGTGGACGTGCTGGTGTCGGTGGACTGCGGCAGCGCCGGACGGCTCGGTGCGCTGCGCGACCGATTGGCCGGTGCCGCAACCACTCTGGTGATCGATCACCACCGATCCAACACCCGCTTCGGTGACGTCAACGTCATCGACGAGAACGCCGAATCCACCGCGGGCGTCATCGCCCGCGTGCTCGACGCCTGGGGCGAGCCCATCGACCGCGATATCGCGCACTGCCTGTTCGCCGGATTGGTCACCGACACCGGCTCTTTCAAATGGGCCCGCTCCGGCTCCCACACCCTGGCCGAACGCCTGCTGGCCACCGGCATCGACGGCGCCGCCATCACCCGCACCCTCATGGACACCCACCCCTTCGCCTGGCTGCCCATGCTGTCGCGAGTCCTGTCCTCGGCCCAGCTGATCCGCGACGCCGCCAACGGCGCGGGCCTGGTGTACGCGGTAGTCCGCCGCGAGGACACCGAAGCGGTCCGCTCCGAAGAAGTCGAATCCGTCATCGACCTGATCCGCACGACCGCCGAGGCACAGGTCGCGGCGGTCTTCAAGGAATCTCGAGCGGAAAACGGCCACTGGACGGTCTCGTTGCGCTCCCACGCCGCCCCCGACGGCACCCCGGGCGTCGACGTCGCCCGCGTCGCCACCGCGCTCGGCGGCGGCGGCCACCGCTACGCCGCCGGCTACTCCACCATCGGCGACCTCCCCGCCCTGCTCGAGGCCCTACAAGCCCGCTTGAGTGACTGA
- a CDS encoding Ig-like domain repeat protein, with translation MHDFDPNDYRKRVLAAVERRGGLAESDAFELYDIPLAEAATLSDGEVEARIAQVWALWQKLRDHPKFRVLAGLLVDAHPRLSEPLLHTGSRLAEAERVRQLRGRRDAERYEMLDIAIERLVQRHGGIPAAKIAGLEDIGRMGGLTVPEIAAHIRRHRIIDESPTPAPAPVAAVLSVERRRQIRTLLAEYERLLPDYPAPTLLALLRLDFTAAHRTAEIRLRAEALRARTRELPPGRVRVVLDELLVHIADVLEPGGDQVDAYLQAVVDAVTDQLRPQVRAAVLVEDLLVAADFDYLLGEAITAGLDRATAERVLTTLTDELGTVIEGREHLAEPEGRSGRSDSGTTTSGPPGGRRGGERASGGAPDPAHWQRTPYGTYTGDDPGTRDTTTGSAATGTRAGRPWEAALRAARGALRAGRPTEAAGFVEDARRGLGTDAAGATSVRAVAEEVERVLGEAAVHWRAAVSACAGKRFVEALNEHLDFLERRAADVPNPDARGDSRASLTGRARAAVIEAGRMFERAPAAPPDARLAAVLAVLEVCADHAEALAALAQSQVSAPGQVTASRKADGTVVISWAASPTGNVEYRVTRLLVDGSWRVVGRTRGTALEDGGAEAGPVPVYGVVASISGRASAMIRSDGAPQRSADGEQAGRAVEEQPSGMPTVRGLAERGGLLVFDWPTGLTEVMVVARPDAPPIDPQDPAARRWKITNMRYELDGGVRIPVEIPRPCHLAVASCRREPTGTLTVAAGFAAAARMHWTR, from the coding sequence ATGCACGACTTCGATCCCAACGACTACCGCAAACGGGTCCTCGCCGCCGTCGAACGCCGGGGCGGGCTCGCGGAGTCGGATGCCTTCGAGCTCTACGATATTCCGCTCGCCGAGGCGGCCACGCTGAGCGACGGCGAGGTGGAGGCGCGTATCGCGCAGGTGTGGGCGCTGTGGCAGAAGCTGCGTGACCACCCCAAGTTCCGGGTGCTGGCCGGGCTGCTGGTGGACGCGCATCCGCGGCTGTCGGAACCGTTGCTGCACACCGGGTCCCGGCTGGCCGAGGCCGAGCGGGTGCGGCAGCTGCGCGGGCGGCGCGACGCCGAACGCTACGAGATGCTCGATATCGCCATCGAACGACTGGTGCAGCGGCACGGCGGGATTCCCGCCGCCAAGATCGCGGGCTTGGAGGACATCGGGCGCATGGGCGGGCTGACCGTGCCCGAGATCGCCGCCCACATTCGCCGCCACCGCATCATCGACGAGTCGCCCACGCCCGCACCGGCTCCGGTCGCGGCCGTGCTGAGTGTCGAACGCCGCCGGCAGATTCGCACACTGCTGGCCGAATACGAGCGCCTGCTGCCCGACTATCCCGCCCCGACCCTGCTGGCGCTGCTGCGCCTGGACTTCACCGCCGCGCACCGCACCGCCGAGATCCGTTTGCGTGCCGAGGCTTTGCGCGCGCGCACCCGCGAGCTGCCGCCCGGTCGCGTCCGCGTCGTCCTCGACGAACTGCTCGTCCACATCGCCGATGTCCTCGAACCCGGCGGCGACCAGGTCGACGCCTACCTGCAGGCCGTCGTCGACGCGGTCACCGACCAGCTTCGCCCGCAGGTCCGTGCCGCCGTCCTCGTCGAAGATCTTTTGGTAGCAGCGGATTTCGACTATCTGCTGGGCGAAGCCATCACCGCCGGCCTCGACCGCGCCACCGCCGAACGTGTCCTCACCACCCTCACCGACGAACTCGGCACCGTCATCGAAGGCCGTGAACACCTCGCGGAACCGGAAGGGCGCAGCGGCCGATCCGATAGCGGGACAACGACTTCCGGTCCGCCGGGCGGTCGGCGGGGTGGCGAGCGTGCTAGTGGCGGTGCGCCCGACCCGGCGCACTGGCAGCGAACGCCCTACGGCACCTACACTGGTGATGACCCCGGCACGCGGGACACCACGACCGGGTCTGCCGCCACCGGCACCCGGGCCGGGCGGCCGTGGGAGGCTGCGTTGCGGGCGGCGCGGGGAGCCCTCCGGGCCGGGCGCCCCACCGAGGCGGCGGGATTCGTCGAGGACGCGCGGCGGGGCCTGGGGACCGACGCGGCGGGGGCGACCTCGGTGCGGGCCGTCGCCGAGGAGGTCGAGCGGGTGCTCGGCGAGGCCGCGGTGCATTGGCGCGCGGCCGTGTCCGCCTGTGCGGGAAAACGTTTCGTCGAGGCGCTGAACGAGCACCTGGACTTCCTGGAGCGGCGCGCGGCCGATGTGCCGAATCCGGATGCGCGGGGCGACAGCCGCGCCTCGTTGACGGGGCGGGCGCGGGCGGCGGTCATCGAGGCGGGGCGAATGTTCGAGCGAGCCCCGGCGGCTCCGCCCGACGCGCGGCTGGCGGCGGTGCTGGCGGTGCTGGAGGTGTGCGCCGATCACGCGGAAGCGCTGGCGGCGCTGGCACAGTCGCAGGTGAGCGCGCCCGGCCAGGTGACGGCCAGCCGCAAGGCCGACGGGACCGTGGTGATCAGCTGGGCGGCGTCGCCGACCGGCAATGTCGAGTACCGGGTCACCCGTTTACTGGTCGACGGCTCGTGGCGGGTGGTCGGGCGCACCCGCGGCACCGCCCTCGAGGACGGCGGAGCCGAGGCCGGGCCGGTGCCGGTGTACGGCGTGGTCGCCTCGATCTCCGGGCGGGCCTCGGCCATGATCCGCTCGGACGGTGCGCCGCAGCGGTCGGCCGACGGCGAGCAGGCCGGGCGTGCGGTCGAGGAGCAGCCCAGTGGTATGCCGACCGTGCGCGGCCTGGCCGAACGCGGCGGTCTGCTGGTCTTCGACTGGCCGACCGGTCTGACCGAGGTCATGGTGGTGGCCCGCCCCGACGCACCGCCGATCGACCCGCAGGATCCGGCCGCGCGGCGCTGGAAGATCACCAATATGCGCTACGAACTCGACGGCGGGGTGCGCATCCCGGTCGAGATCCCGCGCCCGTGCCATCTGGCCGTGGCCTCCTGCCGCCGCGAGCCCACCGGAACCCTCACCGTCGCAGCCGGATTCGCCGCGGCTGCGCGCATGCACTGGACGCGCTGA
- a CDS encoding DUF503 domain-containing protein yields the protein MFFGALEFDILLGDVHSLKEKRSVIRPIIADLKRFDVSVTEGGDHDRYRRSLLGVAMVSYGMNHLTEVLDKCERHVANRPELELLAVRRRIFGPED from the coding sequence ATGTTTTTCGGAGCGCTCGAGTTCGATATCTTGCTCGGTGATGTGCATTCACTGAAGGAGAAGCGCTCTGTCATCCGCCCGATCATCGCGGACCTGAAACGGTTCGACGTGAGTGTGACCGAAGGCGGAGATCATGACCGGTATCGGCGGTCGTTGCTCGGTGTGGCAATGGTCAGCTACGGCATGAACCACCTGACCGAGGTGCTGGACAAGTGTGAACGGCACGTCGCCAACCGTCCGGAGTTAGAGTTGCTGGCAGTACGCCGCCGCATCTTCGGACCCGAAGACTAG
- a CDS encoding Rieske 2Fe-2S domain-containing protein, which produces MKQSYRSIDVGEPMTRFARGWHCLGLADTFRDGNPHSVNAFGTKLVIWSDNAGALHALDGYCRHMGADLAYGTVKDGNIACPFHDWRWRGDGKCAAIPYARRVPPLARTRSWITCEENGQFFVWNDPEGNPPPPEVAIPHIEGIETDEWTDWDWNSLLIEGAHCREIIDNNVDMAHFFYIHFAYPVYFKNVFEGHVATQYLHSKGRPDIHAKSNYSQEMSLLRSEASYFGPSYMINYLHNDFGDNTVEVALINCHYPVTHNSFMLQWGVSVQRIKGLPPEKSDRLAKAFGKSFGVGFLQDVEIWKHKTRIDNPLLTQEDGPVYQHRRWYEQFYVDVADIEPEMTDRFEYEVDTTHANENWQAEVAENLAKQAAAQGNGVAD; this is translated from the coding sequence ATGAAGCAGAGCTATCGCAGCATCGATGTCGGCGAACCCATGACGCGATTCGCCCGCGGCTGGCACTGCCTCGGGCTCGCGGACACCTTCCGGGACGGAAACCCGCACTCGGTCAACGCCTTCGGCACCAAGCTGGTGATCTGGTCCGACAACGCGGGCGCACTGCACGCCCTCGACGGCTACTGCCGCCACATGGGCGCCGACCTCGCCTACGGCACCGTCAAGGACGGCAATATCGCCTGCCCCTTCCACGATTGGCGCTGGCGCGGCGACGGCAAATGCGCCGCGATCCCCTACGCCCGCCGCGTGCCGCCCTTGGCGCGCACCCGATCCTGGATCACCTGCGAGGAGAACGGCCAATTCTTCGTCTGGAACGATCCGGAGGGCAATCCGCCGCCGCCGGAGGTCGCCATTCCGCACATCGAGGGCATCGAAACCGACGAGTGGACCGACTGGGACTGGAACAGCCTGCTCATCGAGGGCGCGCACTGCCGCGAAATCATCGACAACAACGTCGATATGGCGCACTTCTTCTACATTCACTTCGCGTACCCGGTGTACTTCAAGAACGTCTTCGAAGGGCATGTGGCCACCCAGTATCTGCATTCCAAGGGACGGCCCGACATTCACGCGAAATCCAATTATTCGCAGGAGATGTCGCTGCTGCGTTCGGAGGCCTCGTATTTCGGGCCCTCGTACATGATCAACTATCTGCACAACGACTTCGGGGACAACACCGTGGAAGTAGCGTTGATCAACTGCCACTATCCGGTCACCCACAACTCCTTCATGCTGCAATGGGGCGTCAGCGTGCAGCGCATCAAGGGCCTGCCGCCCGAGAAGTCCGACCGGCTCGCCAAGGCTTTCGGCAAGAGCTTCGGCGTCGGCTTCCTCCAGGACGTCGAAATCTGGAAACACAAGACCCGCATCGACAACCCGCTCCTCACCCAGGAAGACGGCCCCGTCTACCAGCACCGCCGCTGGTACGAACAGTTCTACGTCGACGTCGCCGACATCGAACCGGAAATGACCGACCGCTTCGAATACGAGGTCGACACCACCCACGCCAACGAGAACTGGCAAGCCGAGGTCGCCGAGAATCTCGCCAAACAAGCTGCGGCACAGGGCAACGGCGTCGCCGACTGA
- a CDS encoding MATE family efflux transporter, translating into MSSTQTVDGGSEDPGSLENSRHAAETPPPTVSRDALAAARGAEAAAAGPARILGIAVPTLGVLVAEPIYLLFDMAVVGRLGALALAGLAVGGLILAQVSSQLTFSSYGTTARASRRHGAGDERGAVVEGVQASWLAVGAGLVIVLVVQLLAGPITRAIAGGDGIASAAESWVRIALFGVPLILLSMAGNGWMRGVQQTRRPLLYVLAGLVISGILCPVLVHGLLGAPRLELEGSAVANLVGQAVSGGLFVSALLRANVSLAPHPAIMKAQLVLGRDLIVRSLAFQASFVSAAAVASRFGAASVAAHQLVLQIWNFLALTLDSLAIAAQTLVGAALGAGNARGAQGLARRITGWSTVFAVALSAVFAAGYSLIPHLFTTDPSVLDRTHVVWWFFVAMIPVAGVVFALDGVLLGAGDAAFLRTATLGSALIGFLPLIWLSLAYDWGIGGIWTGLVAFMLLRLLAVSWRALSGRWAQVGAEVPRGAA; encoded by the coding sequence ATGAGCAGCACCCAGACCGTCGATGGCGGGAGCGAGGATCCCGGATCTCTCGAGAATTCCCGCCACGCCGCCGAGACGCCTCCGCCCACCGTGTCTCGTGACGCGCTGGCCGCCGCGCGTGGGGCCGAAGCCGCCGCGGCGGGCCCGGCGCGGATTCTGGGAATTGCGGTGCCGACGCTGGGGGTGCTGGTCGCGGAGCCGATATATCTGCTGTTCGACATGGCGGTGGTGGGCCGGCTGGGCGCGCTGGCACTGGCTGGTCTGGCCGTCGGCGGTTTGATTCTGGCGCAGGTCAGTTCGCAGCTGACGTTCTCGAGTTACGGGACGACGGCGCGGGCGTCGCGGCGGCACGGCGCGGGGGACGAGCGCGGCGCGGTCGTCGAGGGTGTCCAGGCCAGCTGGCTCGCGGTCGGGGCGGGGCTGGTGATCGTGCTGGTGGTGCAGCTGCTCGCGGGACCGATCACGCGGGCCATCGCGGGTGGTGACGGTATCGCCTCGGCGGCGGAGTCGTGGGTGCGGATCGCACTGTTCGGGGTGCCGTTGATCCTGTTGTCTATGGCGGGCAACGGATGGATGCGCGGGGTGCAGCAGACCCGCCGGCCATTGCTGTATGTGCTTGCGGGGCTGGTGATCTCGGGCATCCTGTGCCCGGTGCTGGTGCATGGGCTGCTGGGTGCGCCGCGCCTCGAACTGGAAGGGTCGGCGGTCGCGAACCTGGTGGGGCAGGCCGTCTCCGGCGGGTTGTTCGTGAGCGCGCTGCTGCGGGCGAACGTGTCGCTCGCGCCGCATCCGGCGATCATGAAGGCGCAGTTGGTACTCGGCCGCGACCTGATCGTGCGCAGCCTGGCGTTCCAGGCGTCGTTCGTGTCGGCCGCCGCGGTGGCGTCCCGCTTCGGTGCGGCCTCGGTCGCCGCCCACCAGCTGGTGCTGCAGATCTGGAATTTCCTTGCCCTGACCCTGGATTCGCTCGCGATCGCGGCGCAAACCCTGGTGGGCGCGGCCCTCGGCGCGGGAAACGCGCGCGGCGCACAGGGTTTGGCGCGCCGCATCACCGGCTGGTCGACGGTGTTCGCGGTGGCGCTGTCGGCTGTCTTCGCCGCCGGCTATTCGCTGATCCCGCACCTGTTCACCACCGACCCGTCGGTGCTGGACCGCACCCATGTGGTCTGGTGGTTCTTCGTCGCCATGATCCCGGTGGCCGGGGTGGTCTTCGCCCTCGACGGCGTCCTGCTCGGTGCGGGTGACGCCGCCTTCCTGCGCACCGCCACCCTCGGCTCGGCCCTGATCGGCTTCCTGCCCCTGATCTGGCTGTCCCTCGCCTACGACTGGGGCATCGGCGGCATCTGGACCGGCCTGGTCGCTTTCATGCTGTTGCGCTTGCTAGCGGTGTCGTGGCGGGCGCTCTCGGGCCGGTGGGCTCAGGTCGGTGCCGAGGTGCCGCGCGGGGCCGCCTAG